The following nucleotide sequence is from Thioalkalivibrio sp. XN279.
GCAGCGGATCGCCGCCGCCATCATGGCCATGCGCGGCGAGCTGGCCGCGCGTGAGCCCGGCAAGTACGCCTTCTTCATCCTCAGCGACACCAACCAGGCCGATGCCTGGGTCGCCGAAGAAGCCGTGTTCCGCCCGGTGATCCTCGAGGCCGACGCTGCCTGCCCGGTGTTCTATCGGCGCCGCGGCAACAACGCCGAGCGCAAGGCCGGCAACATCGCCGACTGGGTGCGACGCTGGGGCGGTGATTACGAGGCCATGATCGTTCTCGACGCCGACAGCATCATCAGCCCCGATACCCTGGTGACGCTCAGTCGGCGGATGGTCGCGGCTCCGGGAGTCGGGCTCATCCAGACACTGCCGCGCATCGTGCGTGCGCGCAGCCTCTACGGGCGGGCGCAGCAGTTTGCCAACCAGTGTTACGGCCCGATCTATGGCGGTGGGCTCGCGGCATGGCATGGCCTGTCGTCCAACTTCTGGGGCCACAACGCAATCATCCGCACCCGGGCGTTTGCCGAGTCCTGCTCCCTGCCGCTGCTGCAAGGCAAACCGCCCTTCGGCGGCGCCGTGCTGAGCCATGACTTCATCGAGGCCGCGCTGCTGCGTCGCGCCGGCTGGGGCGTTCGCTTCGACGTCGATCTCCAGCAGAGCTGGGAAGAGGCGCCACCGTCGCTGGTCGACGTGCTGGTGCGGGACCGACGCTGGTGCCAGGGCAACCTGCAGCACAGCCGTTTCCTGTTCGCGCGTGGCCTGACGCTCACGAGCCGGCTGCACCTGCTCACCGGCATCATGGCTTATGCCAGCGCCGCGCTCTGGCTGCTGCTGGTGATCGTCGGCCTGGTGATCGCAGTGCAGGCCAAGTTCGTGCGCCCGGAGTACTTTGCCGAACCGTCGCTGTTCCCGATCTGGCCGGTGTTTGATTCCGCGCGCGCCCTGCAGCTGTTCGTGGTTTCCATGGCCGTGGTGCTGGCGCCCAAGGTCTTCGGCTGGTTTGCGGCGCTGGTCAACATCCGCCTGTGCCTGCGTTTCGGCGGGCCGCTCCTGCTGACCCTCAGCACCCTGTTTGAAACCCTGCTGTCGGCCTTGTACGCGCCAATCCTGATGTTCACCCAGACCCATGTCATCTGGGGTGTGCTGCATGGCAGTGACAGCGGCTGGAAGCCCCAGCGCCGCGACGACGGGACGCTGGGCTGGGCGGCGGCCGCGCGTGCCCACCGGGCACATATGCTGCTGGGCGTGACCCTGGCGCTGATCGCCTGGGCGGTGCACGAAGCGCTGTTCCTGTGGCTCTTGCCCATTACGCTCGGCCTGGTGCTGGCGGTGCCGCTGAGCTGGGCCAGCGGCGGCACCCGTCGCGGCAAGCTCTTTGCGGCGCTCGGCCTGCTGCGGGCGCCCGAGGAGAAGCGGCCCGCACCCGTGCTGGCCAGGCTCCAGGCCGAACTCGAACGGCAACCTGGCCTGGGCGACGAGAAGGCGCTGACACGGCTGGCCGAGGATCCGTCCCTGCTGGCATGGCATCGCGCCCAGCTCGCTCCTGCCACGGGGAAACCCGCCTTGGCGGACTTCAACGCAGCAACAGTGACCGCGGCCTGGAAGGCCGAGCATGCAAACACTCTCGATGAATTGAACCAGTGGCTGGATCCAGCCGAGACGCTCGCGCTCATCAACCGTCCGGATGGGCTTGACCGCCTGCAGTCGTTGCGCGACAGCTAGCCGACTTCTGCGGGCGCTGGCCTATCAAGGACTAAGGCCGTGAGGGTGCGACAGCGTACAGACCTCCTGATGTAAAGAGCAGACTGTGAAGCAGCGTACCGCACTCTTCACAGGACACAGTCATGTCTCGACAACCCCTTCCCTTGCAGGCGATCCGCGGATTGCCTGTCTTCATTGCGCTCGCCGCTGCAGGTTTTCTTGCTCTGGCAGGTTGCGCCACGCCACCCCTACCGCCGACCGAGCAGCTGCAGGCCGCCGAGTCGGCGATCTCAAACGCCGAGCAGGCCCGAGTCGCTGAC
It contains:
- the mdoH gene encoding glucans biosynthesis glucosyltransferase MdoH, whose translation is MSTERDATAAADPDAPLLALPQESPLPMPRRSLHEPRQPLRARTSWGARLRVALARAYITAATLALAGYGTWEMHGVLSVGSITPLQWVFLVLFGINFTWISFAFAQATLGFARSLLPRLWRVPEHQGELPFKTAILLPVYNESPQRIAAAIMAMRGELAAREPGKYAFFILSDTNQADAWVAEEAVFRPVILEADAACPVFYRRRGNNAERKAGNIADWVRRWGGDYEAMIVLDADSIISPDTLVTLSRRMVAAPGVGLIQTLPRIVRARSLYGRAQQFANQCYGPIYGGGLAAWHGLSSNFWGHNAIIRTRAFAESCSLPLLQGKPPFGGAVLSHDFIEAALLRRAGWGVRFDVDLQQSWEEAPPSLVDVLVRDRRWCQGNLQHSRFLFARGLTLTSRLHLLTGIMAYASAALWLLLVIVGLVIAVQAKFVRPEYFAEPSLFPIWPVFDSARALQLFVVSMAVVLAPKVFGWFAALVNIRLCLRFGGPLLLTLSTLFETLLSALYAPILMFTQTHVIWGVLHGSDSGWKPQRRDDGTLGWAAAARAHRAHMLLGVTLALIAWAVHEALFLWLLPITLGLVLAVPLSWASGGTRRGKLFAALGLLRAPEEKRPAPVLARLQAELERQPGLGDEKALTRLAEDPSLLAWHRAQLAPATGKPALADFNAATVTAAWKAEHANTLDELNQWLDPAETLALINRPDGLDRLQSLRDS